Proteins from a genomic interval of Treponema brennaborense DSM 12168:
- the pyrB gene encoding aspartate carbamoyltransferase, with the protein MLKGRHLIEPADLTVQEIDEICSLAEQIIVDPSAFTDVCRGKILAALFFEPSTRTRLSFEAAMLRLGGSTLGFADAASTSSTKGETLADTIRVVSSYADVIAMRNPKEGSALVASQYSAVPVINAGDGGHHHPTQTLTDLLTIRSLKGDLDGHTIGFCGDLRFGRTVHSLAKAMSRYKNNTFVLISPPELTIPEYIVSQVIKPSGIAYSESLRLEDVIGDLDILYMTRVQAERFFNEQDYIRLKDSYILNREKMKLAKDSMIVLHPLPRVNEISPEVDADPRAAYFKQVKYGMFARMALIAKLTGAL; encoded by the coding sequence ATGCTGAAAGGACGTCACCTGATAGAACCAGCAGATCTGACAGTGCAGGAAATTGATGAAATTTGTTCCCTTGCAGAACAAATTATCGTCGATCCTTCTGCTTTTACCGATGTGTGCCGCGGGAAAATTCTTGCGGCACTTTTTTTTGAGCCGAGCACCAGAACGCGGCTTTCCTTTGAAGCGGCCATGCTCAGACTCGGCGGTTCGACGCTCGGATTCGCGGACGCGGCGTCGACATCATCGACCAAAGGCGAAACCCTCGCAGACACGATTCGGGTCGTCTCCTCCTACGCGGACGTCATCGCGATGCGCAACCCCAAAGAAGGTTCGGCGCTGGTCGCCTCGCAGTATTCCGCCGTACCCGTCATCAACGCCGGCGACGGCGGACACCACCATCCGACGCAAACGCTCACCGACTTGCTCACGATCCGCTCGCTGAAAGGCGATTTGGACGGACACACAATCGGGTTCTGCGGCGATCTCCGCTTCGGGCGAACCGTGCACAGTCTGGCAAAAGCGATGAGCCGCTACAAGAACAATACGTTCGTCCTTATCAGCCCGCCGGAACTGACGATTCCCGAATACATCGTTTCCCAAGTTATCAAACCGTCCGGCATCGCGTATTCGGAATCGCTGCGTCTGGAAGACGTCATCGGCGACCTCGACATCCTGTACATGACCCGCGTACAGGCGGAACGCTTTTTCAACGAACAGGATTACATCCGCCTCAAAGACAGTTACATCCTCAATCGCGAAAAAATGAAACTCGCCAAAGATTCAATGATCGTCCTGCACCCGCTGCCGCGCGTCAACGAAATATCGCCCGAAGTGGACGCCGACCCGCGCGCCGCGTACTTCAAGCAGGTAAAATACGGTATGTTCGCCCGCATGGCGCTGATCGCCAAATTAACAGGAGCTTTATAA
- a CDS encoding aspartate carbamoyltransferase regulatory subunit — MLHVDTIKNGLVIDHIRAGTGPRIFSWLGLDKVNFCVALIMNVSSKQLGRKDIIKLDNIINIDYSVLGFIDPNITVNVVSNEHITRKITLSLPERVENIIKCKNPRCITSTEPYLPHVFLLVDKKRSEYRCEYCDELYRAGVGEVF; from the coding sequence ATGCTGCACGTCGATACGATAAAAAACGGTCTCGTCATAGACCATATCCGCGCGGGAACCGGTCCGCGTATCTTTTCATGGCTCGGACTCGATAAAGTCAATTTCTGCGTCGCACTGATCATGAACGTCTCGTCCAAGCAGCTCGGACGCAAAGACATCATCAAACTCGACAATATCATCAACATCGACTACTCCGTACTCGGTTTCATAGATCCGAACATCACCGTCAACGTCGTTTCAAACGAACACATCACGCGCAAAATAACGCTGTCGCTGCCGGAACGGGTCGAAAACATCATAAAATGCAAAAATCCCCGCTGCATTACCAGTACCGAACCTTATCTGCCGCACGTGTTTCTGCTCGTCGATAAAAAACGGTCGGAATACCGCTGCGAATACTGCGACGAATTATACCGCGCGGGCGTGGGTGAGGTATTCTGA
- a CDS encoding flagellar protein FlgN, with translation MMQLSPAELAERTAVLRRLRTLLEQQRAKFREYLNVLEKQADKIETEDSEALLAHTELEQQIAANIVNLQKVIEPIETMYRDTHPRKGAAAERTDNAGETDESVIPLLKTDLEQLQRQVLAQNARNRELLKIHIAEIKDRLNAVQNPYRTTRSVYTHANDAASVINISV, from the coding sequence ATGATGCAGCTGTCCCCTGCCGAACTGGCAGAAAGAACCGCCGTACTGCGGCGGCTGCGCACTTTGCTTGAACAGCAGCGCGCGAAATTCCGCGAATACCTGAACGTACTTGAAAAACAGGCGGACAAGATCGAAACGGAAGATTCCGAAGCGCTGCTCGCCCACACGGAACTTGAGCAGCAAATCGCAGCCAACATTGTAAATCTGCAAAAAGTCATCGAACCGATAGAAACGATGTACCGGGACACGCATCCGCGCAAGGGCGCGGCGGCGGAACGCACGGACAACGCCGGGGAAACCGACGAGTCGGTTATTCCCTTGCTCAAAACGGATCTGGAACAGCTGCAGCGGCAAGTGCTCGCCCAAAACGCCCGAAACAGGGAACTGCTCAAGATCCATATAGCCGAAATAAAAGACCGCCTGAACGCCGTTCAAAATCCGTACCGAACGACGCGCAGCGTGTACACGCACGCGAACGACGCGGCCTCCGTAATCAATATCAGCGTCTGA
- a CDS encoding GNAT family N-acetyltransferase, with the protein MGSYAGDMIANLTTLPPVPQLDGAIKLKRVYAGDKSEVLEFIRSNFNQTWVNEAEAALSQNPIACFIATENGRILGFACYDATAKGFFGPTGVTEAARGRNVGKALLIRTMEAMREAGYGYAIIGWTDVDGFYRKAVGAEYIPGGTPENSVYSRMVSR; encoded by the coding sequence ATGGGTTCGTACGCAGGCGATATGATCGCCAATTTGACGACGCTGCCGCCGGTGCCGCAGCTTGACGGCGCGATCAAGCTGAAGCGGGTATACGCCGGAGATAAAAGCGAAGTGCTTGAGTTTATCCGCAGCAATTTCAATCAGACCTGGGTGAACGAGGCTGAAGCCGCACTTTCCCAGAATCCGATTGCGTGTTTTATCGCGACGGAAAACGGCCGGATTTTGGGATTCGCCTGTTACGACGCGACGGCGAAAGGCTTTTTCGGTCCGACGGGCGTTACGGAAGCGGCGCGCGGCCGGAATGTCGGAAAAGCGCTGCTTATTCGCACTATGGAGGCGATGCGCGAAGCGGGCTACGGCTACGCGATCATCGGCTGGACCGACGTGGACGGTTTTTACCGGAAAGCGGTCGGCGCCGAGTATATTCCCGGCGGAACTCCCGAAAACAGCGTGTATTCACGGATGGTTTCCCGCTGA
- a CDS encoding MATE family efflux transporter: protein MTKQEERLGTEKPGKLILSLAIPAAAAQLINVLYNIVDRMYIGHIPGAGTAALTGVGVTFPVIMLISAFSAFAGAGGAPLASIALGRGDRAGAERILGNAATLLTVFAGVLTALFAAFMQSVLYLFGASAATIGYATDYLSVYLVGTFFVQYALGLNMFISCQGRAKTAMLSVLIGAVLNIALDPVFIFALNMGVRGAALATIISQAASAAWVVKFLCSDKSGLRIRRRNLSLDGSIVKKIMGLGVSPFIMQATESLIIIVLNSGLQRYGGDLYVGSMTILQSVMQFVFVPVSGLTQGTQPIISYNYGAGNPERVKKTFRIVLAATVSLTVASWGLTALIPGLFARIFTGEAALIALVERVMPVFMGGFWIFGVQMACQSAFVGLGQAKISLFLAMLRKIILLIPLSFIFPLFWGVDGIYWAEPVADITAAITTGTLFLCKFNSILGVKKNDCKIS, encoded by the coding sequence ATGACAAAACAAGAAGAACGGTTGGGAACCGAAAAACCGGGTAAGCTGATCCTGTCGCTTGCCATTCCGGCTGCTGCGGCGCAGCTTATCAACGTGCTGTACAACATAGTCGACCGGATGTATATCGGACATATTCCGGGTGCGGGAACCGCGGCGCTGACGGGCGTGGGCGTTACGTTTCCGGTTATCATGCTGATTTCAGCGTTCAGCGCGTTTGCCGGAGCGGGCGGTGCGCCGCTGGCATCCATCGCGCTCGGGCGCGGCGACCGCGCGGGTGCCGAACGGATTCTCGGCAACGCGGCGACGCTGCTCACGGTGTTCGCGGGCGTTTTAACGGCGCTGTTCGCCGCGTTCATGCAGTCGGTGCTGTATCTGTTCGGTGCAAGCGCCGCGACGATAGGATACGCAACCGATTATCTTTCCGTTTATTTAGTCGGTACGTTTTTCGTACAATACGCGCTCGGCCTGAACATGTTTATCAGTTGTCAGGGACGGGCGAAGACGGCGATGCTGTCCGTTCTGATCGGCGCAGTGCTCAACATTGCGCTTGATCCCGTTTTCATTTTCGCGCTGAATATGGGCGTCAGGGGCGCCGCATTGGCTACGATCATTTCTCAGGCCGCGAGCGCCGCCTGGGTCGTAAAGTTTTTGTGCTCGGATAAATCGGGGCTGCGCATCCGCCGTCGGAACCTCAGCTTGGACGGCTCCATCGTAAAAAAAATCATGGGACTCGGCGTTTCTCCGTTCATCATGCAGGCGACCGAAAGTCTTATCATCATCGTTTTGAACAGCGGATTGCAGCGCTACGGGGGCGACTTGTACGTCGGTTCCATGACGATTTTGCAGAGTGTCATGCAGTTCGTGTTCGTGCCGGTGTCGGGGCTCACGCAGGGAACGCAGCCGATCATCAGTTACAATTACGGTGCCGGAAATCCTGAACGGGTCAAAAAAACGTTCCGAATCGTGCTCGCTGCGACCGTTTCTTTAACCGTGGCAAGCTGGGGCCTGACGGCGCTGATACCGGGATTGTTTGCGCGGATATTTACCGGAGAGGCGGCGCTCATCGCGCTGGTGGAACGCGTCATGCCCGTTTTTATGGGCGGATTTTGGATTTTCGGCGTACAGATGGCGTGCCAGTCGGCGTTCGTCGGACTGGGACAGGCAAAAATTTCATTGTTTTTGGCTATGCTGCGCAAGATTATACTGCTGATTCCGCTTTCGTTTATTTTCCCCCTGTTTTGGGGTGTCGACGGTATCTATTGGGCGGAGCCGGTTGCCGACATTACGGCGGCAATCACGACTGGTACGCTGTTTTTATGTAAATTCAATTCGATTTTGGGAGTTAAAAAAAATGACTGCAAAATATCGTAA
- a CDS encoding putative bifunctional diguanylate cyclase/phosphodiesterase — MQEKQRNIQIASMLLSGVVVVIILFLFSLISILKRNTKKEINYLAFHDQLTGSFNYTKFKREFEKKKDVFSSRYALALFDIYNFRAVNAIFGYEAGDRVLRSIYGLIKSRVTPNELYCRFAEDKFLLLLECPERGYMLNRLETFFRIAENTIFSSDTMDYRITCRCGLYELKPDDEHKSFQTLSDCAFEARENIINISHSTASFFDEKLQQRLDRKNKITRYMHSSLEKEEFLIYLQPKYAILDEQPILSGAEALVRWKLNGTEFIYPDSFIPAFEENGFITQLDMYMLDHVCGLIKAWISEGHPGIPVSVNQSRLHIYNPNYVHDIQLIVDKHGIPYNLIEFEITESAIVEDSQQVRNQFRQLRKLGFKTSMDDFGSGLSTLNMLQGSEADIIKIDKGFFDSSLDTENGQIIVASIITMLRNLDFEIVAEGIETGEQVAFLKKCGCTYVQGYYFGKPEPYADFEHNHLYKKSVPTDA; from the coding sequence TTGCAGGAAAAACAGAGAAATATCCAGATAGCGTCCATGCTGCTGTCCGGCGTCGTCGTCGTAATCATTCTGTTCCTGTTTTCACTGATTTCGATACTCAAACGGAATACGAAAAAAGAAATAAACTATCTCGCGTTCCACGATCAGCTGACCGGTTCGTTCAATTACACGAAATTCAAACGGGAATTTGAAAAAAAGAAAGACGTGTTTTCTTCCCGATACGCACTCGCCTTGTTCGACATCTACAACTTCCGCGCGGTGAACGCCATTTTCGGATACGAGGCGGGAGACCGGGTGCTGCGCAGCATATACGGACTGATTAAATCGCGCGTTACGCCAAACGAATTGTACTGCCGGTTTGCGGAAGACAAATTTCTTTTGCTGCTGGAATGTCCGGAAAGAGGATACATGCTCAACCGGCTGGAAACTTTTTTCAGAATAGCCGAAAACACCATTTTCAGTTCCGACACCATGGACTACCGGATAACGTGCCGCTGCGGTTTGTACGAACTGAAACCGGACGACGAGCACAAATCGTTTCAAACGCTGTCGGACTGCGCGTTTGAAGCGCGTGAAAACATCATCAATATCAGCCACAGTACCGCTTCGTTTTTTGATGAAAAATTACAGCAGAGACTCGACCGGAAAAACAAAATCACGCGCTACATGCATTCTTCGCTTGAAAAAGAAGAATTTCTGATATATCTGCAGCCGAAATACGCGATACTGGATGAACAGCCGATTCTGTCCGGCGCGGAAGCGCTCGTCCGGTGGAAGCTCAACGGAACGGAATTCATCTATCCCGATTCGTTCATTCCGGCATTTGAAGAAAACGGATTCATAACGCAGCTCGATATGTACATGCTCGATCACGTGTGCGGCTTGATCAAAGCCTGGATCAGCGAAGGTCATCCGGGAATTCCGGTTTCGGTAAACCAGTCCCGGCTGCACATCTACAATCCGAACTACGTGCACGATATCCAGCTCATCGTCGACAAACACGGGATACCGTATAATCTGATCGAATTTGAAATCACCGAAAGCGCCATCGTGGAAGATTCGCAGCAAGTCCGCAATCAATTCCGGCAGCTGAGAAAGCTGGGATTCAAAACGTCGATGGACGACTTCGGCTCGGGACTTTCGACGCTGAACATGCTGCAGGGCAGTGAAGCCGATATCATCAAAATCGATAAGGGATTTTTCGATTCTTCACTCGATACGGAAAACGGTCAGATAATCGTCGCGTCGATCATCACCATGCTGCGCAATCTGGATTTTGAAATAGTCGCCGAAGGTATAGAAACCGGCGAACAGGTCGCGTTTCTCAAAAAATGCGGCTGTACGTACGTGCAGGGGTATTATTTCGGCAAGCCCGAACCGTACGCAGACTTCGAGCACAACCATTTGTATAAGAAAAGCGTTCCCACCGACGCGTAA
- a CDS encoding GH36-type glycosyl hydrolase domain-containing protein — translation MNYGFFDDKNREYVINRCDVPVSWTNYLGTESTGAVVSHNAGGYMWHESPEYHRVTRFRANAVPLDRPGHYVYLRDNDDGEYWSLSWQPVGKPLDKARYECRHGMSYSKFSCNYKGIDATQTLFIPRGEACELWDVRVKNTSQKDRKISLFSYCEFSFQMIEIDNQNFQMSLYCSGSSYKDGVIEVDNFYNPDMYHYFTSSFDADGFDCLRDSFIGPYRTETNPIGVETGKLSGSAELGNNHCGALCKEFVIPAGKEIRVVFMLGVGSREAGKAVKAKFSDTAAVDAAFREIKAYWDKKCAALQIKTPSSAMNTMINTWNLYQSETNVVFSRFSSFIEVGGRTGLGYRDTAQDAMCIPHSNPQKCRSRLIDLLRGLTQAGYGLHLFEPELFNPNRKPKPPFKSPTVKPEPDKASLVHGLKDTCSDDALWLVPAICEYIKETGEYGFADEVVSFADGGESTVYDHMMRILNFSAEQVGATGICKGLRADWNDCLNLGGGESALVSFLHYWAMDNFAELADHYGRTDDAVKYRALMEKVRAACEKELWDKEWYIRGITKNGVKIGTAEDTEGKVHLESNTWAVISGVAQGEHAEKAMDSVDKYLYSPWGIHLNAPSYGTPNDDIGFVTRVYKGIKENGAIFSHPNPWAWVAETKLGHGNRAMKYYDALCPYNQNDKIEIRQSEPYSYCQFVMGRDHTAHGRARHPWLTGSAGWSYFAATRYMLGIRCTFDGMIVDPCIPSDWDGFEASRIWRGATYKITVKNPTHAEKGVKSVSLNGKPVAGAIPAQPEGSVNEVIVVMG, via the coding sequence GTGAATTACGGTTTTTTTGATGATAAGAACCGGGAATACGTTATCAACCGGTGCGACGTCCCCGTTTCCTGGACAAACTATCTCGGCACGGAATCGACGGGTGCAGTCGTTTCACACAACGCAGGCGGCTACATGTGGCACGAATCGCCTGAATACCACCGCGTAACCCGGTTCAGGGCGAACGCAGTTCCGCTCGACCGCCCCGGACATTACGTATATCTGCGTGACAACGACGACGGCGAATACTGGTCGCTTTCCTGGCAGCCCGTGGGAAAACCGCTCGACAAAGCCCGCTACGAATGCCGCCACGGCATGTCGTATTCCAAATTTTCCTGCAACTATAAGGGAATAGACGCGACGCAGACGCTGTTCATTCCCAGAGGCGAAGCCTGCGAATTGTGGGACGTCCGCGTCAAAAACACTTCGCAGAAAGACCGGAAAATCAGCCTGTTTTCATACTGCGAATTTTCGTTTCAGATGATCGAAATCGACAACCAGAATTTCCAGATGAGTTTGTACTGTTCCGGTTCAAGTTATAAAGACGGCGTCATTGAAGTCGACAACTTCTATAATCCCGATATGTATCATTATTTTACTTCGAGTTTCGACGCGGACGGCTTCGACTGTCTGCGCGATTCGTTTATCGGCCCGTACCGGACGGAAACGAATCCCATCGGCGTCGAGACGGGAAAACTGTCGGGTTCCGCGGAACTGGGCAACAATCACTGCGGCGCGCTGTGCAAGGAATTCGTAATTCCGGCCGGCAAGGAAATCCGCGTCGTGTTCATGCTCGGCGTCGGCAGCCGCGAAGCGGGTAAAGCCGTCAAAGCAAAATTTTCCGATACGGCCGCAGTCGACGCGGCGTTCAGGGAAATCAAAGCGTATTGGGACAAAAAATGCGCCGCGCTTCAGATCAAAACGCCCAGCAGCGCAATGAACACCATGATCAACACGTGGAATCTGTATCAGTCCGAAACGAACGTCGTGTTTTCACGATTTTCGAGTTTTATCGAAGTCGGCGGGCGCACCGGGCTGGGATACCGCGACACGGCGCAGGACGCGATGTGCATCCCCCACTCCAATCCGCAAAAATGCCGCAGCCGCCTCATCGATCTGCTGCGCGGTTTAACGCAGGCAGGCTACGGACTGCACCTGTTCGAGCCGGAACTGTTCAACCCGAACCGAAAACCCAAGCCGCCGTTTAAATCGCCGACGGTAAAACCCGAACCGGACAAAGCCAGCCTCGTTCACGGTCTCAAAGACACCTGCTCGGACGACGCACTGTGGCTCGTTCCGGCAATCTGCGAATACATCAAGGAAACGGGCGAATACGGATTCGCGGATGAAGTCGTTTCGTTTGCCGACGGCGGCGAGTCGACCGTGTACGACCATATGATGCGCATTCTGAACTTTTCAGCCGAACAGGTGGGCGCGACGGGTATCTGCAAAGGACTGCGCGCCGACTGGAACGACTGCCTGAATCTGGGCGGCGGCGAAAGCGCGCTCGTGTCGTTCCTGCACTATTGGGCGATGGACAATTTTGCCGAACTCGCCGACCATTACGGCCGCACGGACGACGCGGTAAAATACCGCGCGCTCATGGAAAAAGTACGCGCCGCCTGCGAAAAGGAATTGTGGGACAAGGAATGGTACATCCGCGGCATCACCAAAAACGGCGTAAAAATCGGCACGGCCGAAGACACGGAAGGCAAAGTGCATCTTGAATCGAACACGTGGGCCGTCATCTCCGGCGTCGCGCAAGGCGAACACGCGGAAAAAGCGATGGATTCCGTAGACAAATACCTGTATTCGCCGTGGGGCATCCATTTGAACGCGCCGTCGTACGGAACGCCGAACGACGACATCGGATTCGTTACCCGCGTGTACAAAGGTATCAAGGAAAACGGCGCCATTTTCTCCCATCCCAATCCGTGGGCCTGGGTTGCGGAAACAAAACTCGGACACGGAAACCGCGCCATGAAATACTACGACGCGCTGTGTCCGTACAATCAGAACGATAAAATCGAAATCCGCCAGTCCGAACCGTATTCGTACTGCCAGTTCGTCATGGGACGCGACCACACCGCTCACGGGCGGGCGCGCCATCCGTGGCTGACCGGATCCGCGGGCTGGTCGTACTTTGCGGCGACCCGTTACATGCTCGGCATCAGATGTACGTTCGACGGCATGATCGTCGATCCGTGCATTCCGTCCGACTGGGACGGCTTTGAAGCGAGCCGAATCTGGCGCGGCGCCACGTACAAGATTACGGTCAAAAATCCGACGCACGCGGAAAAAGGCGTAAAATCGGTTTCCCTGAACGGAAAACCGGTTGCCGGCGCGATTCCCGCACAGCCGGAAGGCAGTGTCAACGAAGTTATCGTCGTGATGGGTTGA
- a CDS encoding cache domain-containing protein, protein MIYNRKYGFKKAIGIPISFLIVICITLFFCSLYIRYLDNLEKENLQTYMYEITEKTATAFRNRIKCYIDSLETLAAVIGWSEIDENNTMTVLRKQLVTNQFDRIGVIDPNGIGIGIDKNIDVLSGNFLHRNYFHDSLAGKIAIEAFKKDFKTNVPSFTISVPIYADSDSAVHGILCGILCGIISEAELQKQVELPVFGGLARFHIIDSNGNILILSKYADTAGNPDNFLDNDFEQTYSYDAFLANLKAGKRGSFGFKLPGSAEQFVTYQPLAINDWFLILVAPT, encoded by the coding sequence ATGATATATAATAGAAAATACGGCTTTAAAAAAGCTATCGGCATTCCCATAAGCTTCCTCATCGTCATTTGCATCACGTTATTTTTCTGCAGCCTGTACATCAGATATCTGGACAATCTTGAAAAGGAAAACCTGCAAACGTACATGTATGAAATAACGGAAAAAACGGCGACGGCGTTTCGGAACCGCATCAAATGCTACATCGATTCGCTTGAAACGCTCGCCGCCGTCATCGGCTGGTCGGAAATCGACGAAAACAACACTATGACCGTGCTGCGGAAACAACTGGTAACGAACCAATTCGACCGTATCGGCGTCATTGATCCGAACGGCATCGGCATCGGTATAGACAAAAATATCGACGTGCTGTCGGGAAATTTTCTGCATCGTAATTATTTTCACGATTCCCTTGCAGGGAAAATCGCCATAGAAGCGTTCAAAAAAGATTTTAAAACGAACGTGCCGTCTTTTACGATCAGCGTACCGATATATGCGGATAGCGACTCAGCAGTCCACGGCATTCTGTGCGGCATTCTGTGCGGCATCATTTCGGAAGCAGAACTGCAAAAACAAGTCGAACTGCCGGTCTTCGGCGGTTTGGCACGATTCCATATTATCGATTCAAATGGAAACATACTCATATTATCAAAATATGCGGATACGGCGGGAAATCCGGACAATTTTCTTGACAACGACTTTGAACAGACGTATTCCTACGACGCGTTTCTTGCCAATCTTAAAGCCGGCAAACGCGGTTCGTTCGGATTCAAACTGCCCGGCAGTGCCGAACAGTTCGTAACGTATCAGCCGCTCGCCATCAACGACTGGTTTCTGATCCTCGTTGCGCCGACGTAG
- the fliS gene encoding flagellar export chaperone FliS encodes MGYSQAYSAYRETGVKTASQGKLVVMLYDEAVKQLNFALAHFSADEKIGAQHIEAFNKNILKTQEIITELMVALDMEAGGDISKNLMSLYIFFNKELLNANISRDKKKIGFVCDMMSQLRDAWSVASASAGATPAPAVHTGIDING; translated from the coding sequence ATGGGATACAGTCAGGCATACAGTGCGTACCGTGAAACGGGAGTCAAAACGGCAAGTCAGGGAAAACTGGTCGTCATGCTGTACGACGAAGCGGTCAAACAGTTGAATTTTGCGCTCGCGCATTTTTCCGCGGACGAAAAAATCGGCGCGCAGCACATAGAAGCGTTCAACAAAAACATCCTGAAAACGCAGGAAATCATCACGGAACTGATGGTGGCGCTCGATATGGAAGCCGGCGGCGACATTTCCAAAAACCTGATGTCGCTGTACATTTTCTTCAATAAGGAACTGCTGAACGCAAACATCAGCCGCGACAAGAAAAAGATCGGTTTCGTATGCGACATGATGAGTCAGCTCAGAGACGCTTGGTCGGTCGCTTCGGCGTCGGCAGGCGCGACGCCCGCACCCGCAGTGCATACCGGCATCGATATAAACGGATAA